One window of the Deltaproteobacteria bacterium genome contains the following:
- a CDS encoding TIGR00730 family Rossman fold protein yields MSADLPQPPGGEPPNRVHSEEAWLRGPDDLLLDFDRAFRIFQEFVRGCRALYDLGPAVTVFGSARFAEEHRWYALARAVGRAFAEAGYAVVTGGGPGVMEAANRGAREAGGLSVGCNILLPEEQRPNPYLDRILTFDHFFVRKVMLVKYSSAFVILPGGLGTMDELFEAATLIQTAKIERFPLVAMGVDYWAPILSAFGGQALRAGTVGEGELAVFSTDSPAEALAHVQAIARVTPAGT; encoded by the coding sequence ATGAGCGCTGACCTCCCGCAGCCTCCCGGCGGAGAGCCCCCGAACCGCGTGCACTCCGAGGAAGCCTGGCTGCGCGGGCCCGACGACCTGCTGCTCGACTTCGACCGCGCGTTCCGGATCTTCCAGGAGTTCGTGCGCGGCTGCCGGGCGCTCTACGACCTCGGCCCCGCCGTCACCGTGTTCGGCTCGGCGCGCTTCGCCGAGGAGCATCGCTGGTACGCGCTCGCGCGGGCGGTCGGGCGGGCCTTCGCGGAGGCCGGCTACGCGGTGGTCACCGGCGGCGGGCCGGGCGTCATGGAGGCCGCGAACCGCGGCGCGCGGGAGGCCGGCGGCCTCAGCGTCGGGTGCAACATCCTCCTGCCCGAGGAGCAGCGCCCCAACCCCTATCTCGACCGGATCCTCACCTTCGACCACTTCTTCGTGCGCAAGGTGATGCTGGTGAAGTACTCGAGCGCCTTCGTGATCCTGCCGGGCGGGCTCGGCACGATGGACGAGCTCTTCGAGGCGGCGACCCTCATCCAGACCGCCAAGATCGAGCGCTTCCCGCTGGTCGCGATGGGGGTCGACTACTGGGCGCCGATCCTGTCGGCCTTCGGAGGCCAGGCGCTGCGCGCGGGCACGGTCGGCGAGGGGGAGCTCGCGGTGTTCTCGACCGACTCGCCCGCGGAAGCCCTCGCGCACGTCCAGGCGATCGCGCGCGTGACGCCGGCCGGCACGTGA
- the astA gene encoding arginine N-succinyltransferase, whose amino-acid sequence MRPVVRPIAAGDLPALIELARGAGIGVTTLPPDEARLARRIEISCEAFAGRLEPARASYLFVLEDPAGGRVAGTSGIAAAVGLDEPWYNYRVGTLVTSSREIGVHRQMQTLFLTNDLTGATELCSLFLHPGSRRGAHGALLSKARFLYLAEFPERFTEKVIAELRGVADAEGRSPFWDSLGRHFFDMEFSRADYLSGVGNKVFIAELMPQHPVYTSLLSEAARAAIGEVHEHTRPARALLEAEGFSYQGYVDIFDAGPALACARAAIRAVRESRVCEAAAGGPGAGPLHLVSNRDERAFRVLLAPGAVGAEGGFALAEADLEALGVAAGASVRVVPVQPAR is encoded by the coding sequence ATGCGTCCGGTCGTCCGGCCCATCGCGGCCGGGGACCTCCCCGCGCTGATCGAGCTCGCGCGCGGCGCGGGGATCGGCGTCACCACGCTGCCGCCCGACGAGGCGCGGCTCGCGCGCCGGATCGAGATCTCGTGCGAGGCCTTCGCGGGGCGCCTCGAGCCCGCCCGGGCGAGCTACCTCTTCGTGCTCGAGGACCCGGCGGGCGGCCGCGTCGCGGGCACCAGCGGGATCGCCGCCGCCGTGGGCCTCGACGAGCCCTGGTACAACTACCGCGTGGGCACCCTCGTCACGAGCTCGCGAGAGATCGGCGTGCACCGCCAGATGCAGACCCTCTTCCTGACCAACGACCTGACGGGTGCGACCGAGCTCTGCTCGCTCTTCCTGCACCCGGGCTCCCGGCGCGGCGCCCACGGCGCGCTGCTCTCCAAGGCGCGCTTCCTCTACCTGGCGGAGTTCCCGGAGCGCTTCACGGAGAAGGTGATCGCCGAGCTGCGCGGGGTCGCCGACGCCGAGGGCCGCTCGCCGTTCTGGGACAGCCTCGGCCGGCACTTCTTCGACATGGAGTTCTCGCGCGCGGACTACCTCTCCGGGGTCGGCAACAAGGTCTTCATCGCCGAGCTCATGCCGCAGCACCCGGTCTACACCTCGTTGTTGTCGGAGGCGGCACGGGCGGCGATCGGCGAAGTGCACGAGCACACGCGCCCGGCGCGCGCGCTGCTCGAGGCGGAGGGCTTCTCCTACCAGGGCTACGTGGACATCTTCGACGCGGGCCCGGCGCTCGCGTGCGCGCGGGCCGCGATCCGGGCGGTGCGCGAGAGCAGGGTCTGCGAGGCGGCCGCCGGCGGCCCGGGTGCGGGGCCCCTGCACCTCGTCTCGAACCGCGACGAGCGCGCGTTCCGGGTGCTGCTGGCGCCGGGTGCGGTCGGCGCGGAGGGCGGCTTCGCGCTGGCGGAGGCCGATCTCGAGGCGCTCGGCGTCGCGGCCGGGGCGAGCGTGCGGGTCGTGCCCGTGCAGCCCGCGCGCTGA